In Ostrea edulis chromosome 6, xbOstEdul1.1, whole genome shotgun sequence, a single window of DNA contains:
- the LOC125646408 gene encoding uncharacterized protein LOC125646408, with protein sequence MVHICEMHINGGWIIYLFVCFHTKFVNALKCFHCNNLDNPACGMYFKPYQFNAQPCNGKSENFKCVLQREPPKGREDWVGIIRSCYKIGSLSMNETNGCHRMRIAGFTTTATLCFCDTDYCNHSSHSWPPYASITTLTSLVLSLVWNT encoded by the exons ATGGTGCATATATGTGAGATGCATATAAATGGTGGTtggattatatatttattcgtTTGTTTCCACACAAAGTTCG TTAATGCTTTGAAGTGTTTTCACTGTAATAATCTCGATAATCCAGCTTGCGGGATGTATTTCAAACCATACCAGTTCAATGCACAGCCATGTAATGGAAAGAGTGAAAATTTTAAGTGCGTCCTTCAAAGGGAGCCACCCAAAGGAAGAG AGGATTGGGTAGGAATAATTCGCAGCTGCTACAAGATTGGAAGTCTTTCTATGAACGAAACGAATGGATGCCACAGAATGAGAATAGCTGGGTTTACCACAACAGCCACACTGTGTTTCTGTGACACGGACTACTGCAATCACAGCAGTCATTCATGGCCGCCTTATGCCAGCATTACCACACTAACATCATTGGTTTTATCACTAGTGTGGAACACATAG